A stretch of DNA from Cellulomonas xiejunii:
GAGCTGGTCGAGCATCTTCTGCGGGTCCTCGGCCTGGTCGATGAGCGCGTTGATGTTCGCGCGCGTGAGCTGCGCGATCCTTCCGAAGATCGACTGCTTCTCGGTCATCGTGTCGTGCCTCCCTGTGGTGCCGACCCGGACCGTCCGCCCGGTGTCACGTGCTGTGCGCGTCGTCGTCGGCGCGCACGTGAGGTCGTCAGAACCTGCCGCCGCGTCCGCCTCCGCCGAACCCGCCGCCGCGTCCGCCGCCACCGAACCCGCCGCCGCGCCTGCCGCCGCCGAACCCACCGCCGCGTCCGCCGCCGCCGAACCCGCCGCCGCCGAACCCGCCGCCACCGAACCCGCCGCCGCCCCAGCCGCCTCCGCCACCGCCCCACCCGCCGCCGCCGCGTCCGCCGCCGCGCAGGATCGAGTCGATGAGGATGCCGCCCAGGACCATCCCGCCGAGGTTCGTGCCGCCGCCCTGCCCGCCGTGACGGTCGTCGTCGTACCGCTGGGCGTTCTCCACGTCGATCTGCGCGAGCCGCTGCGCCTCGGCGACGAGCTGCTCCCCGCGCTGCGCCGTGGCGAGCGCCGCCTGTGGGTCGCTCCCGCGCTGGTCGAGGGCGCGCAGCCGCAGCCGGTCCGCCTCGGCCAGCCGGGTCCGGGCCTCGGGCCCGACGGCACCGCGACGGGTACTGACGTAGTCGGTGGTCGCCCGCACCGCCGACTCGAGGCGCCCGAGCGTGTCGTCGAGCAGCGACAGGGCGCGTCGACCGCGGTCCTCGGCGTCCCGGCGCGGGGCGAGCGCGGCGTCGATGGCGGCCTCCGCGGCCGTCAGCCGGCGGAGTGCCGCGAGCGGGTCGCCCGTGCCGTTGCGGGCGGCGGTCGCGGCCTCGACGGCGGCGCGCGCCTCCTGGGCGTGCGGCGCCACCTGGGGGTCGCCGGGCGCGAGCCGGGCGGCGTCGGCCAGGTCGGACGTGATGGACGTGATCCCGGCGTCGAGGCGCGCGCCGGCGGCCGCCAGCTCGCTGTCCGCCGAGTCGACCGCGTCGAGCATGGTCGTCACCTGCGCGAGCGCCTCCTCCGCGGCGCGCGCGAAACCGACGGCCCCGCCCTTGTCACCGGCGGCCGAGCGCTCGCGGCCCTGCGCCAGCGCGGAGTCGACGTCGTCGAGCAGCCGGGCGGCCTGGTCGGGGTTGCCGGCGACCGACCCGAGGGTGTCGGGGGAGTACCGCGCCGCGAGCGCGGAGACGGCGGCGCGTGCGGGCTCGACGCGGGCCCGCAGCCGCTGCACCTCGCGCTGGTGCGCCTCGAGCGCGTCGTCGACGCGCGCCTCGATCGCGCGCAGCCGGTCGAACCCCGCCTTCTGCTCGTCGAGAGCGTCCTCGACCTGTCCGCACAGCCGCAGGATCTGCGCCGCCGTGGCGCGCACCTGCTCCTCGGTGTCGGGGACGTCGTCGTCGAGGGTCTGCCGCAGCCGGAACGCCTCGGTGAGCGTCTGCTTGCCCTGCGTCAGCACCGTCTCGAACTCGCGCGTGGGCTCGGCGCCGAACTGCGCCTGCGCGAAGCCCAGCTCCTCCTCCGAGGAGCGCATGGCGTCGTCGAGCGCCACCAGCGCGGACGCCGAGCGACGGTCCAGCTCGGCCGTCGGCAGGGACGCGAACTCGTCGGCGGCGCCCGCCACGCGTGTCGCGCCCGCCGTGTCGCGCAGGACGCCCGCGGGCTGCGGAGCCCGCCGCCGCCGCAGGAACGCGAACAGCAGCACCGCGGCGATGACGGCCAGCCCGAGCAGGAGCACGGCCGCGAACCCGCCGCCGGACGACGTCCCGCCCGGAGAGCGCCCGTCGGCCGCCGCGATGATCCCGTCCGCG
This window harbors:
- a CDS encoding TPM domain-containing protein, yielding MPLARRVLRPFCALAAGAVLVAAGAAGAAAEAPFDLDGRTVVDRAGVLQDPSAVQAAVDRVGRDTPYRLTVVYVDSFDGLGAETWVQRTADASGLGQSDAVLAVAVDDEQYTLAPTSLGTITPAQLDRVADDVQADLSDGDWDGAAVAAADGIIAAADGRSPGGTSSGGGFAAVLLLGLAVIAAVLLFAFLRRRRAPQPAGVLRDTAGATRVAGAADEFASLPTAELDRRSASALVALDDAMRSSEEELGFAQAQFGAEPTREFETVLTQGKQTLTEAFRLRQTLDDDVPDTEEQVRATAAQILRLCGQVEDALDEQKAGFDRLRAIEARVDDALEAHQREVQRLRARVEPARAAVSALAARYSPDTLGSVAGNPDQAARLLDDVDSALAQGRERSAAGDKGGAVGFARAAEEALAQVTTMLDAVDSADSELAAAGARLDAGITSITSDLADAARLAPGDPQVAPHAQEARAAVEAATAARNGTGDPLAALRRLTAAEAAIDAALAPRRDAEDRGRRALSLLDDTLGRLESAVRATTDYVSTRRGAVGPEARTRLAEADRLRLRALDQRGSDPQAALATAQRGEQLVAEAQRLAQIDVENAQRYDDDRHGGQGGGTNLGGMVLGGILIDSILRGGGRGGGGWGGGGGGWGGGGFGGGGFGGGGFGGGGRGGGFGGGRRGGGFGGGGRGGGFGGGGRGGRF